Proteins encoded in a region of the Drosophila busckii strain San Diego stock center, stock number 13000-0081.31 chromosome 2L, ASM1175060v1, whole genome shotgun sequence genome:
- the LOC108607862 gene encoding LOW QUALITY PROTEIN: uncharacterized protein LOC108607862 (The sequence of the model RefSeq protein was modified relative to this genomic sequence to represent the inferred CDS: inserted 1 base in 1 codon; deleted 1 base in 1 codon), whose protein sequence is MLHNDDDNAAPTATLTTTTTNMAPTETTGNGTEPIISTHLANAEPTTATGTTTTTATIEATASTAATICTTATDGQQAAAQPAAIATMQMTATSQPLSAVAERPELATTADAVAAAAAAAAAAAVVGESSTLSLDNAFDAQMRTQQRQKIKIYHGAKQSAVWRTDSLATNPNTGLIRSDIVVGSDNSRINSGCATAPSLLQRKFSDGSFSGASMPRRVSFPESDKELVTGYLEPANPWEHVRQVWSINEITDLYLKSCRKHLTQPIKNVLDHFKALDLKQPRQPLLSLKGVQLTPNDCEPLEEIFKRIQYKAIDLSECPLTESCLSALCQMIEYYEAANELDISYNKEPMTVRGWGLCTYMVRRSQELQLLNAEGNQISKVGAENLGGALSSSNLHTLKLEHCGLKGPPLTNFCCKLYHNKVLKELWLGYNDLDCTDAQHIADMLRFNHSIELIDISNNNVRDEGAMYLVQALISQAAELERRSGLPLQRARAIEDDEPVSPTEPAAPAAAAAAAVECIAESAVNAAPALVEVPPVCSAPETEAVCSPSIEPNLLLDVENDMDDDNTEDTVRTLRNGNQNASGQSMLDKLLSMNSDSSSEEAPSNISTDTLAACNSEDISEISNEVYEASNKVQTTTTTTATIANETAAVETGSENLQQHEEVKPENGSPNERNLCDITPSTEAKNVETPETCVQNNNNAHNNTNNINNNNNNNNNNNNLHAAAAAVEEAAVAAATPPAEPAAAIYEVTAEESDCINAAGAASRPLDMNKNAKAIGDDFEDTHSMDSAFESASEGDISRHLPDEFSRLSVSLESTRLDDMPKEMAIETGTIASESTECLLVADEANAMSSTPTPEPLVPKVTIAADCLTAVKDKELSSSPCASPTPTPPPPSTSPGGVSSGLRRTESSCAYLNQSTRNHSQSSESLCSDNSLDGNSSSVADPQLAEKLTKNDTLSRRQLVDATLEAANRAPSGLKALTLWSNNLTKNCGPCIAELLARSNSLELLNIGKNCLSNEFVGSIKDSLTKNNTLTTLGLQSAHLSAKGIETLASILTFGGNSKLQRIDIRDNKLEVESLNIIAEVLKSNKTITQIDINDEPKRLTLPIVPIVHIEPPTPMPQDSIGSDAHLDYTRVLATVRSMCSRNEQMQAQELEAANVGSNNAGGGGIGGSSSGGGNSANMNGNSSGMLNRVRSGYYLGSRKISLTCHSRPLVDPATGTVSAAHAVTALPTPAAKLEIKRKTNARLRSPGPSPPTISPSSSPNRSRFHVSRVNEVASPLTSPLAALPPAPPQQQTPARYTSSCMSIPTGGGGGAAAAVAGSQSSLLSAMPTSSSLPSMATATSSTQTIKRLSVSPRSRFHVSRIYEDQQVPLCSRQLPPITPHTPPINLPPTPMLKSARKAAAEAAEMEAVTAAAVAAKTTLPISSVIIVEPPAAAPIPPPQVVESDSLDYAQQQEQQQQQQQQSTNVGLTMSPQKLSPSTNSSSSCSTSPISSATNSSSSSCSSTISSTSNDSSSIAQQATAPPTKTCPLAFFGDNDITLTKESAAGVMALTDAQPTATRARKSSWIANPTTVDKLLTLFNPSIFQRSSSPDLKAANTNNAQSTTTTSDGTNVALRKTTPPAKFNDNTAAKPAAQQLATASVASGTSXVDTARQLRDFSKQVFRQNLSFNNSVGGSGGGGGEGLASATVSTVQDGSATGAATVTSSSNLGESPTHSECNAAHMPLSLKRELKENISPEHTINEETLHTLQKLSRVEDVTLKAEANTELDDIEIVMHSELAECMPEAETQSQSQSQSPAQSQDGGTQV, encoded by the exons ATGTTGCACAACGACGATGACAATGCCGCGCCAACtgcaacattaacaacaacaacaacaaatatggcCCCGACTGAAACAACTGGCAATGGAACGGAGCCAATAATTTCAACGCACCTTGCAAATGCAGAGCCAACAACGGCAACGggaacaacaactacaacagcaacaatagaaGCAACTGCctccacagcagcaacaatatgcacaacagcaactgacggtcaacaggcagcagctcaacCAGCAGCGATAGCAACAATGCAGATGACAGCGACGTCGCAGCCGCTGTCAGCTGTGGCAGAGCGCCCAGAATTAGCGACAAcagctgatgctgttgctgctgctgctgctgcggcggcggccgCGGCTGTTGTTGGCGAGTCTTCAACATTGTCGTTGGATAACGCATTCGATGCTCAGATGCGTACGCAGCAacgacaaaaaataaaaatttatcatGGCGCTAAACAAAGCGCCGTATGGCGAACCGATTCGCTAGCAACCAATCCAAATACGGGCTTAATTAGGAGcgatattgttgttggcagcgaCAACAGTCGAATTAACAGCGGCTGCGCCACAGCGCCCAGTTTGCTGCAGCGCAAGTTCAGCGATGGCTCGTTCAGCGGTGCATCGATGCCGCGTCGCGTCTCATTCCCGGAGAGTGATAAGGAGCTTGTGACGGGCTACCTGGAGCCAGCAAATCCTTGGGAGCACG TTCGTCAGGTGTGGAGCATAAATGAAATTACGGATCTGTATTTGAAGTCATGTCGCAAGCATCTAACACAGCCCATAAAGAACGTCCTAGACCATTTCAAGGCATTGGATCTAAAGCAACCAAGACAGCCGCTGCTCTCGCTCAAAGGCGTACAGCTAACCCCCAACGATTGTGAGCCACTCGAGGAGATATTCAAGCGG ATACAATACAAAGCAATTGACCTGTCCGAGTGCCCGCTGACCGAGAGCTGCCTGAGCGCGCTATGCCAGATGATTGAGTACTACGAGGCTGCCAATGAGCTGGACATAAGCTACAACAAGGAGCCGATGACAGTGCGCGGCTGGGGACTCTGCACTTATATGGTGCGTCGCAGtcaggagctgcagctgctcaatgcCGAGGGCAATCAGATTTCCAAAGTGGGCGCAGAGAATTTGGGCGGCGCATTAAGCAGCTCCAATCTGCATACGCTAAAACTGGAGCACTGTGGGCTCAAAGGACCGCCACTGACCAATTTCT GCTGCAAGCTGTATCACAACAAGGTGCTCAAGGAGCTGTGGCTGGGCTACAATGATTTGGACTGCACGGATGCGCAGCATATTGCGGACATGCTGCGCTTTAATCACAGCATCGAGCTCATCgatataagcaacaacaatgtgcgcGATGAGGGCGCCATGTATCTGGTGCAGGCGCTCATTTCGCAGGCTGCAGAGCTGGAGCGACGCAGTGGTCTGCCGCTGCAGCGTGCGCGCGCCATTGAGGATGATGAACCAGTATCGCCCACAGagccagcagcaccagcagcagctgcagcagctgcagtggaGTGCATAGCAGAGTCTGCTGTCAATGCAGCGCCAGCGCTGGTGGAAGTGCCGCCAGTTTGCAGCGCGCCAGAGACAGAGGCAGTGTGCAGCCCTAGCATAGAGCCAAATCTACTGCTGGATGTGGAGAACGATATGGATGATGATAATACGGAGGATACAGTGCGCACTTTGCGCAATGGCAATCAGAATGCAAGTGGACAGTCGATGCTGGACAAGCTGCTGTCCAtgaacagcgacagcagcagcgaggagGCGCCCTCGAACATATCCACCGATACGCTGGCTGCCTGCAATTCCGAGGACATTAGCGAGATTAGCAATGAAGTCTATGAGGCCAGCAATAAAGTacaaaccacaacaacaacaacagcaacaatagcaaatgaAACTGCAGCAGTGGAGACTGGCAGTGAAAATCTACAGCAACATGAAGAAGTTAAACCAGAGAATGGTTCCCCAAATGAACGCAACTTATGTG ATATTACTCCCTCAACAGAGGCTAAAAACGTTGAAACCCCCGAAACCTGTGTACAGAATAACAATAATGCCCACAACAATActaacaacattaacaacaacaataacaacaacaacaacaacaataatctgcatgcagctgctgctgcagtggaGGAAGCAGCAGTCGCCGCCGCCACTCCGCCAGCTGAGCCTGCTGCCGCCATTTATGAAGTGACCGCTGAGGAGAGCGACTGCATCAATGCAGCGGGCGCTGCCAGCAGACCGCTGGACATGAACAAGAACGCCAAGGCGATTGGCGATGATTTCGAGGATACACACAGCATGGATTCGGCTTTTGAGAGCGCTTCCGAGGGCGATATAAGTCGCCATCTGCCCGATGAGTTTAGTCGCTTGTCTGTGTCGTTGGAGAGCACACGTCTGGATGATATGCCCAAGGAAATGGCCATTGAAACAGGCACCATAGCCAGCGAGTCCACCGAGTGTCTGCTAGTGGCCGATGAGGCAAATGCAATGAGCTCTACTCCCACGCCGGAGCCGCTGGTGCCCAAGGTAACAATTGCGGCGGATTGTCTAACTGCTGTTAAGGACAAAGAGCTTAGCAGCAGTCCCTGTGCTAGTCCCACGCCCACACCACCGCCGCCCTCCACCTCGCCGGGCGGCGTTAGCAGCGGCTTGCGACGCACCGAGTCCAGCTGCGCGTATCTGAATCAAAGCACACGCAATCACTCGCAGAGCTCGGAGAGTCTGTGCAGCGATAACTCGCTggatggcaacagcagcagcgtcgccgATCCGCAGCTGGCCGAGAAGCTAACCAAGAATGACACGCTGTCGCGGCGCCAGCTGGTGGATGCCACATTGGAGGCAGCCAATCGTGCGCCCAGCGGCCTGAAGGCGCTCACGCTCTGGAGCAATAATCTGACCAAAAACTGCGGTCCCTGCATTGCCGAGTTACTTGCGCGCAGCAATTCGCTGGAGCTGCTCAACATTGGCAAGAACTGTTTGTCCAACGAGTTTGTGGGCAGCATCAAGGATAGTTTGACCAAAAATAATACGCTCACCACGCTGGGATTGCAGAGCGCGCATCTTAGCGCCAAGGGCATCGAGACGCTTGCCTCCATTCTCACCTTTGGGGGCAACAGcaagctgcagcgcattgaCATACGTGACAATAAACTAGAGGTGGAAAGTCTGAACATAATCGCTGAGGTGCTCAAGTCCAACAAGACCATTACCCAAATCGATATCAATGATGAGCCCAAACGTCTAACG TTGCCCATTGTGCCGATAGTACATATAGAACCGCCTACGCCAATGCCACAGGACAGC ATTGGCAGCGATGCGCATCTGGACTATACGCGTGTGCTG GCCACTGTGCGCTCCATGTGCTCGCGCAATGAGCAAATGCAGGCGCAGGAGCTGGAGGCGGCCAATGTGGGTAGTAACAATGCCGGCGGTGGCGGCatcggcggcagcagcagcggcggcggcaacagcgcCAACATgaacggcaacagcagcggcatgCTCAATCGTGTACGCAGCGGTTACTACTTGGGCTCGCGGAAGATATCGCTCACATGCCACAGTCGACCGCTGGTTGATCCGGCAACGGGCACTGTCTCCGCTGCACATGCAGTAACCGCCCTGCCCACGCCCGCTGCCAAGCTGGAGATTAAACGCAAGACCAATGCGCGCCTGCGTTCGCCTGGTCCCAGTCCGCCAACGATATCGCCCTCATCGTCGCCCAATCGCAGTCGTTTTCATGTGTCGCGCGTCAATGAAGTGGCCAGTCCATTAACCTCGCCGCTGGCAGCGTTGCCACCAGcgccgccacagcagcagacgcCAGCCAGATacaccagcagctgcatgtCCATACCGactggcggtggcggcggcgctgctgctgctgttgctggcagtcAGAGCAGCCTGCTGAGTGCCATGCCCACGTCGAGCTCACTGCCCTCCATGGCAACGGCTACTTCATCCACGCAAACTATTAAACGCTTATCGGTATCGCCGCGTTCGCGTTTCCATGTCTCGCGCATCTACGAGGATCAGCAGGTGCCGCTCTGCAGCCGCCAGTTACCGCCCATTACGCCACATACGCCACCCATCAATCTGCCGCCCACGCCAATGCTCAAATCAGCACGCAAAGCAGCCGCCGAAGCTGCTGAAATGGAGGCagtaacagctgctgctgtcgctgctaaAACAACATTGCCTATCAGCAGTGTAATCATTGTGgagccaccagcagcagcaccaataCCACCGCCCCAAGTCGTTGAGAGTGACAGCCTCGACtacgcacaacaacaagagcagcagcaacagcagcaacaacaaagtacaAATGTTGGCTTGACCATGTCGCCACAGAAACTATCGCCCAGCACCAATTCATCCAGCTCATGCAGCACCTCTCCCATATCCAGTGCCaccaatagcagcagcagcagctgctccagcactATCAGTTCCACCTCCAATGACAGCTCAAGCATCGCTCAGCAAGCCACAGCACCACCTACC aaaacttgtCCCTTAGCCTTTTTTGGTGACAATGATATAACGCTAACCAAAGAGTCTGCCGCTGGCGTCATGGCATTAACGGATgcgcagccaacagcaacacgcGCACGCAAATCCTCCTGGATAGCAAATCCAACGACTGTGGACAAGCTGCTCACACTGTTCAATCCGAGCATTTtccagcgcagcagctcacCGGACTTGAAAGCCGCCAATACAAACAACGCACAGT CTACTACCACAACGAGCGATGGCACAAACGTGGCTCTGCGTAAGACTACGCCACCGGCTAAATTCAATGACAACACGGCAGCAAAACCAGCAGCACAGCAACTGGCCACGGCGAGTGTTGCTTCTGGAACGT TTGTTGACACAGCGCGGCAGCTGCGCGACTTTAGCAAGCAAGTGTTTCGACAGAATCTATCCTTCAACAACAGCGTAGGAGgcagcggcggtggcggcggcgaaGGTTTGGCCAGCGCTACTGTGTCAACTGTGCAGGATGGCAGCgcaacaggagcagcaactgTAACGTCAAGCAGCAACTTGGGCGAATCGCCCACGCACAGCGAATGCAATGCAGCGCATATGCCGCTGAGCCTAAAGCGTGAGCTCAAGGAGAACATATCGCCGGAGCATACCATAAATGAGGAGACGCTGCACACGCTGCAGAAACTCTCGCGTGTCGAGGATGTAACGCTCAAGGCGGAGGCCAATACCGAGCTGGATGACATTGAGATAGTTATGCACAGCGAGCTGGCCGAGTGTATGCCAGAGGCAGAGACAcaatcgcagtcgcagtcgcagtcgccggCACAGTCACAGGATGGAGGAACGCAAGTTTAG
- the LOC108602959 gene encoding solute carrier organic anion transporter family member 4A1 translates to MSVAIESADLSTICQTAAAAPKRANGNMNNNNSARSSRSATGSNTDTEALEEAAPLAGTVSSRKVLQRFCNAKWALFWLCWGGALQGLIVNGFVNVNISTIERRFGLRSRQTGLVASGYDLASFMCLVPVTYYGGRKGASKPCFIAIGLLLMGLGSLIFSLPHFLVGSYRATIAEANTCEPNQTYGLQSQACQELEPAQLELGLESLTWTVWLFFAAQLLHGAGASPLFTLGVTYLDENVSTKMSSVYLGIFYTMTIIGPAVGYVLGGQLLLIYTDFLHVDAADLSLTSDSKVWIGAWWIGFVFAAVVCVLIAIPIFAFPKSLPGAEQLQLAKVSEAHASNSVQKGKQKLMQAVLSLFKNPTFFFLNLAGATEGLVIAGFAAFLPKQIENQFSISPVYSALVMGLITVPAGGGGTFLGGYLVKKLNLACGGIIKMCLLATLVASFFTSCFLISCPNAPFAGVTTDYALAPAAEAGIPAALKLQANCNANCSCGNNYDPICGIDGVMYYSPCLAGCVEEQQLGSLKLYSNCSCIERPDVDFSLPDATNVMCESKCQTLLYFVLFCFVLMLFTFLATMPALSATLRCVQDEQRSFALGLQFWVVRLLGTIPAPLIFGALIDESCILWQESCDEQAGGACLVYDNFYISRYMWLLALIGKLCSVVFFFGAWWFYVPPSEASNGNKQSNTI, encoded by the exons atgtcagTGGCTATAGAGTCTGCGGATTTGTCCACCATTTGTCAAacggctgcagcagcgcctaaACGCGCCAATGGCAATAtgaacaataataatagtgcGCGCTCCAGTCGCAGTGCAACGGGCTCCAATACGGATACGGAAGCGCTGGAGGAAGCAGCGCCATTGGCTGGCACCGTTTCCAGCCGCAAGGTGCTGCAGCGCTTCTGCAATGCCAAGTGGGCGCTCTTCTGGCTCTGCTGGGGCGGCGCACTGCAAG GTCTCATTGTCAATGGCTTTGTCAATGTGAACATCTCAACCATTGAGCGGCGCTTTGGACTGCGCTCGAGGCAGACTGGGCTGGTGGCCAGTGGCTACGACTTGGCGTCGTTTATGTGCCTGGTGCCCGTTACGTATTACGGTGGGCGAAAGGGCGCATCGAAGCCTTGCTTCATTGCCATTGGTCTGCTGCTGATGGGCTTGGGGTCGCTGATCTTCTCGCTGCCGCATTTTCTGGTTGGCAGCTATAGGGCCACAATAGCCGAGGCGAACACATGTGAGCCGAACCAGACGTATGGCTTGCAATCGCAGGCGTGCCAGGAGCTCGAGCCGGCGCAGCTGGAGTTGGGCTTGGAGAGTTTAACTTGGACCGTTTGGTTGTTCTTTGCCGCACAACTTTTGCATGGCGCTGGCGCCTCGCCGCTCTTTACACTGGGCGTAACCTATTTGGATGAGAATGTATCCACAAAGATGTCATCTGTTTACTTGG GCATCTTTTATACCATGACTATCATTGGTCCTGCTGTTGGTTACGTGCTCGGCGGTCAATTGTTGCTCATCTACACGGACTTTCTGCACGTGGATGCCGCAGA CTTAAGCCTAACCAGTGACAGCAAGGTATGGATCGGTGCCTGGTGGATTGGCTTTgtatttgctgcagttgtgtgtgtgctgattGCCATTCCCATTTTTGCATTTCCCAAATCCTTGCCAGGCgccgagcagctgcagctggccaagGTGTCTGAGGCACATGCCAGCAACTCAGTGCAGAAgggcaaacaaaagttgatGCAGGCCGTGCTGTCGCTCTTTAAGAATCCCACCTTCTTCTTTTTGAATCTCGCTGGCGCAACGGAGGGTTTGGTGATTGCTGGCTTTGCGGCATTTCTGcccaaacaaattgaaaatcagtTTAGCATTTCGCCCGTGTACTCGGCGCTGGTCATGGGACTTATAACGGTGCCTGCTGGCGGCGGTGGCACCTTCCTGGGTGGTTACTTGGTCAAGAAACTGAATCTAGCTTGTGGCggaattattaaaatgtgttTGCTGGCCACGCTGGTTGCCAGCTTCTTTACCAGCTGCTTCTTGATCTCCTGCCCGAATGCGCCCTTTGCGGGCGTCACCACGGACTATGCGCTGGCGCCAGCTGCTGAAGCTGGAATTCCAGCAGCTTTGAAGCTGCAAGCGAATTGCAATGCCAactgcagctgtggcaacaactatGATCCGATTTGTGGCATTGATGGCGTCATGTACTACAGTCCCTGTCTGGCGGGCTGCGTGGAGGAGCAACAGTTGGGCAGCCTTAAGCTTTatagcaattgcagctgcattgaACGTCCGGATGTGGATTTCTCTTTGCCCGACGCCACCAATGTTATGTGCGAGTCCAAGTGCCAAACGCTGTTATACTTTGTGCTCTTCTGCTTTGTGCTTATGCTCTTTACATTTTTGGCTACAATGCCCGCGCTCTCCGCAACGCTCAG ATGCGTGCAGGATGAGCAGCGCTCATTCGCATTGGGCTTGCAGTTCTGGGTGGTGCGACTGCTGGGCACTATACCTGCTCCGTTGATATTTGGCGCTCTGATTGATGAATCCTGTATTTTGTGGCAGGAAAGCTGTGACGAGCAGGCAGGAGGAGCTTGCCTGGTCTATGATAACTTTTACATAAGCCG CTACATGTGGCTGCTGGCCTTGATAGGCAAGCTGTGCTCAGTGGTATTCTTCTTTGGTGCCTGGTGGTTCTATGTGCCACCCAGCGAAGCCTCCAATGGCAACAAGCAGTCGAATACTATTTAA